From a single Marinobacter sp. SS13-12 genomic region:
- the lgt gene encoding prolipoprotein diacylglyceryl transferase — MLQHPQIDPVAIAIGPMKIHWYGLTYLVGFLVGWWLGRIRARKPWSPITEVQMGDMLFYIALGVILGGRFGYVIFYNFGAFAADPLMLVRVWEGGMSFHGGLLGVMVAIWWFGRKVDRTFWQIADFVAPLVPVGLGAGRIGNFINGELWGKPTDLPWGMVFRTAPDALARHPSQLYQFALEGVVFFIILWWFSSKPRPRMAVSGLFLACYGIFRFLVEFVRQPDPQLGYLAFDWLTMGQVLSFPMILAGVALIVFAYRRNAE; from the coding sequence ATGCTCCAGCATCCGCAAATTGATCCGGTGGCCATTGCCATTGGACCTATGAAAATACACTGGTATGGCCTGACCTACCTGGTTGGTTTTCTCGTTGGCTGGTGGCTGGGCCGCATTCGCGCCCGCAAACCCTGGTCGCCCATCACCGAAGTCCAGATGGGTGACATGCTTTTCTACATTGCCCTGGGTGTCATACTTGGTGGCCGCTTTGGTTATGTGATCTTCTACAACTTCGGTGCCTTCGCTGCCGACCCACTGATGTTGGTGAGGGTCTGGGAGGGAGGTATGTCCTTCCACGGAGGCCTGCTGGGCGTGATGGTCGCCATCTGGTGGTTCGGCCGTAAAGTGGACCGCACCTTCTGGCAAATCGCCGACTTCGTCGCGCCGCTGGTGCCGGTGGGCCTGGGCGCTGGCCGCATCGGCAACTTCATCAATGGCGAACTCTGGGGCAAGCCCACGGACCTTCCCTGGGGCATGGTCTTCCGCACCGCCCCGGATGCCCTGGCGCGACATCCGTCCCAGCTGTACCAGTTTGCTCTGGAAGGCGTCGTATTTTTTATTATCCTGTGGTGGTTCTCCTCCAAACCCAGGCCCCGCATGGCCGTGTCGGGCCTGTTCCTGGCATGCTATGGCATCTTCCGCTTCCTGGTGGAATTTGTTCGCCAGCCAGACCCTCAACTGGGTTATCTGGCTTTTGACTGGCTCACCATGGGGCAGGTGCTGTCATTCCCGATGATCCTCGCGGGTGTTGCACTGATTGTTTTTGCTTACCGGAGAAACGCTGAATGA
- a CDS encoding thymidylate synthase, producing the protein MKAYLDLMKDVVANGMDRGDRTGVGTRSVFGRQIRFNLQEGFPLVTTKKIHLRSIIQELLWFLQGSTDNNWLKERKVSIWNEWALENGDLGPIYGKQWRSWQCPDGSTVDQISDVIDQIRNKPNSRRLIVSAWNPAELPDESIGPQDNVRQGRMALAPCHCLFQFYVSDGRLSCQLYQRSADLFLGVPFNIASYALLTHMIAQQCDLDVGEFVHTFGDCHLYQNHLTDDIVFEQLKREPRALPKLVIKRKPSSIFEYELEDFEFDGYDPYPGIKAPIAV; encoded by the coding sequence ATGAAAGCCTATCTCGACCTGATGAAAGACGTGGTAGCCAACGGCATGGACCGCGGTGACCGCACCGGTGTTGGTACCCGTTCCGTGTTCGGCCGCCAGATCCGCTTCAACCTACAGGAAGGTTTTCCCCTGGTGACCACCAAAAAAATCCACCTGCGCAGCATCATCCAGGAGCTGTTGTGGTTCCTGCAGGGCTCCACCGACAACAACTGGCTGAAAGAGCGCAAAGTGTCCATCTGGAACGAATGGGCGCTGGAAAACGGTGATCTGGGGCCGATCTACGGCAAACAATGGCGCAGCTGGCAATGCCCGGACGGCAGCACCGTTGACCAGATCAGCGACGTGATCGACCAGATCCGCAACAAGCCCAATTCCCGCCGGCTGATCGTCTCCGCCTGGAACCCGGCCGAACTCCCTGACGAATCCATCGGCCCCCAGGACAATGTGCGTCAGGGCCGCATGGCGCTGGCCCCCTGCCACTGCCTGTTCCAGTTCTACGTCTCTGACGGCAGGCTCTCCTGCCAGCTCTACCAGCGCAGCGCAGACCTGTTCCTGGGCGTGCCGTTCAACATCGCGTCCTACGCACTGCTGACCCACATGATCGCCCAGCAGTGCGATCTGGATGTCGGAGAGTTCGTTCACACGTTTGGTGATTGCCATCTGTACCAGAACCACCTGACCGACGATATCGTCTTCGAGCAGTTAAAGCGTGAGCCACGAGCGTTGCCGAAGCTTGTGATTAAACGGAAGCCTTCGTCGATCTTTGAATACGAGCTTGAGGATTTCGAGTTTGACGGGTATGACCCTTACCCCGGGATCAAGGCGCCTATTGCGGTTTGA
- a CDS encoding dihydrofolate reductase produces the protein MRKALIVAMSQNRVIGRNNKLPWYLPGDLKYFKQATMGKPIIMGRKTWDSIGRPLPGRMNVVISRNPEWEVPAGTVAATSLDEALVKAEAQAEIEGGDEVMIIGGGQIYAEALPMVDRIYITQVHADVEGDAFFPEVNWDEWEEIGREDFSASDNNPYDYSFVVYQRLKQS, from the coding sequence ATGAGGAAAGCACTCATAGTGGCCATGTCCCAAAACCGGGTCATCGGCCGAAACAACAAGCTGCCGTGGTACTTGCCGGGTGACCTGAAGTACTTCAAGCAGGCCACCATGGGCAAGCCCATTATCATGGGGCGGAAAACCTGGGATTCCATAGGGCGGCCATTGCCCGGGCGGATGAACGTGGTGATTTCACGGAATCCGGAATGGGAAGTGCCCGCGGGAACAGTGGCGGCAACGTCACTGGACGAAGCGTTGGTGAAAGCTGAAGCTCAGGCCGAGATTGAAGGCGGGGACGAAGTGATGATTATCGGTGGCGGGCAGATTTACGCCGAAGCCTTGCCGATGGTGGATCGAATCTATATTACCCAGGTGCACGCTGACGTGGAGGGAGACGCATTCTTTCCGGAAGTGAACTGGGATGAGTGGGAAGAAATCGGACGGGAGGATTTCTCCGCGTCCGACAACAACCCTTACGACTACAGCTTCGTAGTCTATCAGCGACTGAAACAGTCCTGA
- a CDS encoding DEAD/DEAH box helicase, whose protein sequence is MSDLSFAELGLDPAVLEAVAAVGYEKPSPIQAQTIPALLAGKHLLGVAQTGTGKTAAFALPLLSRIDASLMEPQILVLAPTRELAIQVAEAFTTYASKFRNFHVLPIYGGQDFFPQIKGLRRGAQVIVGTPGRMLDHLRKGTLKLDSLKALVLDEADEMLRMGFIDDVEAILAKTPENCQRALFSATMPPQIKKVAQTYLRDATEVKIESETRTVERISQFVLPVYAERKLDALTRILEVEPLDAAIIFVRTKAETTLLAEKLSARGHSVAPLNGDLNQRQREQTVDDLRRGKKDIIVATDVAARGLDVPRITHVINYDVPYDTEAYIHRVGRTGRAGREGKAILLVTPRERSWLRTLERATNSPMESYQLPSPVELKKMREQQFETQLLGFAEDGKLAKAMALLDEIAERNEMDTAMVAGALACWLEASQPGSLPLDQPEALPEISANAPPRRDHKGGRPGGKPGYKPGFKKGPKGRGGPGPKGKPPGKGGKPAGKRPPRQG, encoded by the coding sequence ATGTCTGACTTGTCTTTTGCCGAACTCGGCCTGGATCCAGCTGTCCTTGAAGCTGTTGCCGCCGTCGGTTATGAAAAACCTTCTCCCATACAGGCCCAGACCATTCCTGCGCTGTTGGCCGGCAAGCATCTTCTGGGTGTTGCCCAGACCGGCACCGGGAAGACCGCGGCCTTTGCGCTGCCACTGCTGAGCCGCATTGACGCCTCCCTTATGGAGCCGCAGATTCTGGTCCTGGCACCCACACGGGAGCTGGCCATCCAGGTGGCCGAGGCGTTTACCACCTACGCCAGCAAATTCCGTAACTTTCATGTGTTGCCGATATACGGTGGCCAGGATTTCTTTCCTCAGATCAAAGGCCTGCGCCGCGGCGCACAGGTAATCGTGGGAACCCCCGGCCGCATGCTGGACCACCTGCGCAAAGGCACCCTGAAGCTCGACAGCCTCAAGGCCCTGGTGCTGGACGAAGCCGACGAGATGCTTCGCATGGGCTTCATCGATGACGTGGAAGCGATTCTGGCGAAGACACCGGAAAATTGTCAGCGCGCACTGTTCTCAGCGACCATGCCGCCGCAGATCAAGAAAGTGGCCCAGACCTATCTGCGCGATGCCACGGAAGTAAAAATCGAGAGCGAGACCCGAACGGTTGAGCGTATTTCCCAGTTTGTATTGCCGGTTTATGCCGAACGCAAGCTGGATGCGCTGACACGCATTCTTGAAGTGGAGCCGCTGGACGCCGCCATTATCTTCGTGCGTACCAAAGCGGAAACCACGCTGCTGGCGGAAAAGCTGTCAGCCCGTGGACATTCAGTGGCACCGCTGAATGGCGACCTGAACCAGCGCCAGCGTGAGCAGACGGTGGATGACCTCAGGCGTGGCAAGAAAGATATCATCGTGGCAACTGACGTAGCTGCGCGCGGCCTGGACGTGCCCCGCATTACCCACGTCATCAACTACGACGTGCCCTACGATACGGAAGCCTATATCCACCGGGTAGGCCGTACCGGCCGCGCCGGCCGGGAAGGCAAGGCGATTTTGCTGGTGACTCCCCGCGAGCGCAGCTGGCTGCGCACGCTTGAGCGTGCCACCAACTCGCCGATGGAATCCTACCAACTGCCTTCGCCCGTAGAGCTGAAGAAGATGCGCGAACAGCAGTTCGAAACGCAGCTGCTGGGTTTTGCTGAGGACGGTAAACTGGCCAAGGCGATGGCGCTGCTGGATGAAATTGCCGAGCGCAATGAAATGGACACGGCAATGGTGGCCGGTGCCCTGGCCTGCTGGCTGGAAGCGTCCCAGCCCGGCTCACTGCCGCTGGATCAGCCGGAGGCCTTGCCGGAAATTTCCGCCAATGCGCCGCCGCGTCGGGACCACAAGGGTGGCCGTCCTGGTGGCAAGCCCGGGTACAAGCCAGGCTTCAAGAAAGGCCCCAAGGGCCGTGGTGGACCCGGCCCGAAGGGCAAGCCCCCGGGCAAGGGCGGCAAACCCGCCGGTAAGCGCCCGCCCCGTCAGGGCTAA
- a CDS encoding thioesterase family protein: MNFEKLLEVAAKGGEVTIPSSWAQGRASFGGVSAALVFDRMANAVAPGRPMRSMQVSFVGPVTPEEPATVEAELLREGKAVSQVLGRIVQGGEPRLMVLASFGGDRESEVQVGALPAPEAKPVDQCNGLDYIKGVTPEFIQQIEMRWAFGNLPFSGKGGRELGGWMQFRKTPETFSDAHIIALVDAWPPAVLPYVKGRVKTSSLAWALDIVHPRPVLEPGDWLLYKATIDEASSGYGHTHAGIWTARGELVALSRQTVTVFG, translated from the coding sequence ATGAATTTCGAAAAGTTATTGGAAGTGGCCGCAAAGGGTGGCGAAGTGACCATCCCGTCATCGTGGGCCCAGGGCCGAGCCTCGTTTGGTGGTGTGAGTGCGGCGCTTGTGTTTGACCGGATGGCGAATGCTGTTGCGCCTGGCCGGCCAATGCGGTCCATGCAGGTGTCTTTTGTGGGCCCGGTAACGCCGGAGGAGCCTGCGACGGTCGAGGCCGAACTTCTGCGTGAAGGTAAGGCTGTCAGCCAGGTGTTGGGGCGCATTGTTCAGGGTGGCGAGCCCAGGCTGATGGTTCTTGCCAGTTTTGGTGGCGACAGGGAGTCTGAAGTGCAGGTGGGCGCCTTACCGGCGCCGGAAGCGAAACCGGTAGACCAATGTAACGGGTTGGATTATATCAAGGGTGTGACTCCGGAGTTTATCCAGCAGATCGAAATGCGCTGGGCTTTTGGTAATCTGCCGTTCAGTGGCAAGGGTGGCCGCGAGCTTGGTGGCTGGATGCAGTTCAGGAAGACTCCGGAAACCTTTTCAGACGCGCACATTATTGCCCTCGTTGATGCCTGGCCGCCTGCTGTTTTGCCCTACGTAAAAGGACGGGTGAAAACCAGTTCCCTGGCCTGGGCGCTGGATATCGTTCATCCCAGGCCGGTTCTGGAGCCAGGAGACTGGTTGCTGTACAAGGCGACGATTGACGAGGCAAGTTCCGGATATGGCCACACTCATGCAGGGATCTGGACTGCACGCGGAGAGCTGGTAGCTCTGAGCCGGCAAACGGTAACGGTATTTGGATAG
- a CDS encoding YbfB/YjiJ family MFS transporter, with protein MKPVETMKVLVASVIAVVVMVGIARFSYTPMIPEMVGALGLSTSVVGMLATVNYAGYLTGALLITRISDLGLKVRLYQLGLVVAVISTVLMGYTTNVWLWFILRFISGLSTSAGMLLGAGLLMSWLIRNNQKSELGVFFSGIGLGIVLTAVVAELIKDAFTWDTQWVIYGLVALVLVIPAWRWMPDYRACALPQTAGKAAGNERSRFIRILQLAYFCAGVGYVVTATFLVAIAESMPQLKGHGWLIWLVVGLAATPACWLWDVFSRRWGQWLALYLAYTLNAVSIVMLIVNADLIGVMLSAVIYGASFIGIVSMMLAMVGRVFPENPSRPMSRLTFSYGIAQMLAPAVVGYLADVEGNYTNGLWLTLMVMALGVVMLHLARKMEQRGQGTSASSC; from the coding sequence GTGAAACCCGTCGAAACGATGAAAGTGCTGGTGGCCAGCGTGATTGCGGTTGTGGTCATGGTGGGCATTGCCCGGTTCTCCTATACGCCGATGATTCCCGAGATGGTCGGCGCGCTTGGCCTGAGTACGTCCGTGGTGGGCATGCTGGCGACGGTGAATTACGCCGGCTACCTGACGGGTGCGTTGCTTATCACCCGGATCAGCGATCTAGGGCTCAAGGTAAGGCTGTACCAGCTCGGGCTTGTTGTGGCAGTGATTTCAACGGTTCTTATGGGGTACACCACCAATGTGTGGTTGTGGTTCATTTTGCGGTTCATTTCCGGACTCAGCACCTCAGCCGGCATGTTGTTGGGGGCCGGTCTGCTGATGAGCTGGCTGATCAGGAACAATCAGAAGTCCGAGCTGGGGGTTTTCTTTTCTGGCATCGGTCTCGGGATTGTTCTTACGGCGGTGGTGGCCGAGCTGATCAAGGATGCCTTTACCTGGGATACCCAGTGGGTGATTTACGGGTTGGTGGCGTTGGTGCTGGTGATTCCCGCCTGGCGCTGGATGCCGGACTACAGGGCCTGCGCCTTGCCGCAAACTGCAGGCAAAGCTGCAGGGAATGAGCGGAGCCGCTTCATCCGCATATTGCAGCTGGCCTATTTTTGCGCGGGGGTGGGCTATGTGGTGACAGCCACCTTCCTGGTGGCTATTGCGGAGTCAATGCCGCAGCTCAAGGGTCACGGCTGGCTGATCTGGCTGGTTGTCGGTCTTGCTGCCACGCCGGCCTGCTGGCTGTGGGATGTGTTCTCGCGTCGGTGGGGGCAGTGGCTGGCGTTGTATCTGGCGTACACGCTTAACGCCGTCAGTATCGTGATGCTGATTGTCAACGCCGACCTGATAGGCGTGATGCTCAGTGCCGTGATCTATGGCGCCAGTTTTATCGGGATTGTCAGCATGATGCTGGCGATGGTGGGGCGTGTTTTCCCCGAGAATCCATCCCGGCCGATGAGCCGGCTGACGTTCAGCTATGGCATAGCCCAGATGCTGGCGCCTGCTGTGGTAGGTTACCTGGCCGATGTAGAAGGTAACTACACCAACGGCCTCTGGCTTACCCTGATGGTGATGGCGCTCGGTGTGGTGATGCTGCACCTGGCGCGAAAAATGGAACAACGGGGGCAGGGCACCTCTGCGAGCTCCTGCTGA
- the paaX gene encoding phenylacetic acid degradation operon negative regulatory protein PaaX, with the protein MTAKNQLELLVENFQKKRPLRAGSLIITIYGDAIVPRGGNVWLGSLMKLVEPMGISQRLVRTSVYRLVQESWLQTEKVGRCSYYSLTGPGLRRFEQAFQHVYNLDTAEWNGSWCLVYLNQLAPELRQKVREELKWLSFGSMAPGLMEHPRFTRNELMPMLQEWGAVDDTIVMQTMPMEQKSPRALRLQVRESWNLDELGGRYRRFLKQFRPLWRELQSEDTLNPEECLLLRILLIHEYRKILLRDPLLPDELLPGDWEGRSAKQLCRNLYRQIYVRAEHWLDETLENASGPLPGPGEKFYKRFGGLRDSGALSEALPEME; encoded by the coding sequence ATGACTGCAAAAAACCAGCTCGAACTGCTCGTCGAAAACTTCCAGAAGAAACGGCCACTCCGCGCCGGCTCTCTCATCATTACCATCTATGGCGACGCCATCGTCCCCCGCGGCGGCAATGTCTGGCTTGGCAGCCTGATGAAACTGGTAGAACCCATGGGCATCAGTCAGCGTCTGGTACGCACCTCGGTGTATCGCCTGGTTCAGGAATCATGGCTGCAAACGGAAAAGGTCGGGCGCTGCAGTTACTACAGCCTCACCGGCCCCGGCCTGCGTCGGTTCGAGCAGGCCTTTCAGCACGTTTACAATCTCGATACGGCGGAGTGGAACGGCAGTTGGTGCCTTGTCTACCTGAATCAGCTGGCTCCGGAACTTCGTCAGAAAGTCAGGGAAGAACTGAAGTGGCTCAGCTTCGGCAGTATGGCCCCGGGGCTGATGGAGCACCCGAGGTTTACCCGCAACGAACTGATGCCCATGCTGCAGGAATGGGGTGCCGTGGACGACACCATCGTGATGCAGACCATGCCCATGGAGCAGAAGAGTCCCAGAGCACTTCGCCTCCAGGTTCGCGAAAGCTGGAATCTGGATGAACTCGGGGGTCGTTACAGGCGCTTTCTGAAACAGTTCCGCCCCTTGTGGCGGGAGCTTCAGTCTGAAGACACCCTTAACCCGGAGGAATGTCTGCTTCTGCGGATCCTGCTGATCCACGAGTATCGCAAGATACTGCTTCGTGACCCCCTGCTGCCCGATGAATTGTTACCGGGGGACTGGGAGGGTCGCAGCGCCAAGCAGCTTTGTCGCAACCTTTACCGCCAGATCTATGTGCGCGCCGAGCATTGGCTGGACGAGACTCTGGAGAATGCTTCCGGCCCTTTGCCAGGGCCGGGTGAGAAGTTCTACAAACGCTTCGGTGGCCTGCGTGATTCAGGCGCCCTCAGCGAAGCCCTGCCCGAAATGGAATAA
- a CDS encoding ABC transporter substrate-binding protein: MLKTMMRRAGKCAAVAAAGLMMMSAQAAEPIKIGSFLSVTGPASFLGDPELKTLEMYVEKINEEGGVLGRQLELIHYDDVGNASSARNFASRLIRSDQVDIIVGGSTTGATMAAVPLIEQAQVPFISLAGAVVITTPVKKWVFKTPQSDRMAAERILSDMKDRGITKIGLISGTGGFGSSGRTQTLEVAEKMGMEVVADVTYSGSDTDMTAQLTNIRNTKGVEAVLNFGFGQGPAIVTRNYAQLGMELPFYQSHGVASDSFLELAGSSAEGLRLPASPLLVPDSLPNDDPQKEVVQNYKAEYEARWDSKVSTFGAYAYDGLMLAVRAIEEAGSTDPEAVRDALENIQGYVGVTGEFNMSPEDHNGLDADSFRILEVQNGEWKLIN; encoded by the coding sequence ATGCTTAAAACTATGATGCGTCGCGCAGGAAAATGCGCAGCCGTTGCTGCTGCCGGTCTCATGATGATGAGTGCCCAGGCAGCTGAACCTATCAAAATCGGGTCGTTCCTGTCTGTCACGGGTCCGGCATCCTTCCTGGGCGACCCCGAGCTGAAAACGCTCGAGATGTACGTCGAAAAAATCAATGAAGAAGGCGGTGTTCTGGGGCGTCAGCTGGAGCTGATTCACTATGACGACGTTGGCAACGCTTCTTCTGCCCGTAACTTCGCCAGCCGCCTGATCCGCTCGGACCAGGTTGATATCATCGTTGGTGGCAGCACCACCGGTGCTACCATGGCAGCGGTTCCGCTGATCGAGCAGGCACAGGTTCCGTTCATTTCTCTGGCTGGTGCCGTAGTGATTACTACCCCGGTGAAGAAGTGGGTGTTCAAGACACCTCAATCTGACCGCATGGCAGCAGAGCGTATCCTGAGTGACATGAAAGACCGTGGTATCACCAAAATCGGCCTGATTTCCGGTACCGGTGGTTTTGGCAGTTCCGGCCGCACCCAGACTCTGGAAGTGGCAGAGAAGATGGGCATGGAAGTGGTGGCCGATGTCACCTACAGCGGATCTGATACAGACATGACCGCCCAGTTGACCAATATCCGTAACACGAAGGGTGTTGAGGCGGTTCTGAACTTCGGTTTCGGTCAGGGCCCGGCCATCGTGACCCGGAACTACGCCCAGCTGGGTATGGAACTTCCGTTCTATCAGTCCCACGGTGTGGCGTCTGACAGCTTCCTCGAACTGGCTGGATCCTCTGCCGAAGGCCTCCGCCTGCCGGCATCTCCGCTGCTGGTTCCGGATTCCCTGCCGAACGATGACCCACAGAAAGAAGTGGTGCAGAACTATAAGGCAGAGTACGAAGCTCGCTGGGACTCCAAGGTTTCAACCTTTGGCGCCTACGCCTACGACGGCCTGATGCTGGCGGTTCGCGCTATTGAAGAAGCGGGCTCTACTGACCCTGAGGCTGTTCGTGACGCGCTGGAAAATATCCAGGGCTATGTTGGTGTGACCGGTGAATTCAATATGTCTCCGGAAGACCACAATGGCCTTGATGCAGATTCCTTCCGCATTCTGGAAGTCCAGAACGGCGAATGGAAACTGATTAACTGA
- a CDS encoding branched-chain amino acid ABC transporter permease gives MLAEFLQYLFTGITIGATYALIALGFTLIYNASHVINFAQGEFLMIGGMATVSLTAMGVPMVFAVVLAIILAGVLGIALQRLAIAPAKQADVVTLIIITIGASIFIRGIAQVVWGKEYHVMQNFSTDQPIQVFGAVLNSQSLWVLGIGAVMVVALVLFFTKTLIGKAILATSMNKEAARLVGIRTQMVLMLAFMVSALLGSVAGIVVAPITFTSYDIGIILGLKGFVAAAIGGLGSGVGAVVGGLALGIVEAMAAGYISSDYKDAVAFSMILLVLFFMPRGLFGAKVVERV, from the coding sequence ATGCTCGCAGAATTCTTACAATACCTGTTCACCGGGATTACTATCGGTGCGACCTACGCCCTGATAGCCCTCGGTTTTACCCTGATTTACAACGCCAGCCATGTCATCAACTTTGCCCAGGGCGAATTCCTGATGATCGGGGGCATGGCGACAGTTTCCCTCACGGCCATGGGCGTACCCATGGTGTTTGCAGTCGTGCTGGCAATCATTCTGGCCGGTGTGCTGGGGATTGCCCTTCAGCGCCTGGCCATTGCGCCCGCCAAACAGGCGGATGTGGTAACCCTGATCATCATTACCATTGGTGCATCCATCTTTATTCGCGGTATTGCCCAGGTGGTATGGGGCAAGGAATACCATGTGATGCAGAACTTCAGCACGGACCAGCCTATCCAGGTGTTTGGCGCGGTGCTGAACAGCCAGAGCCTGTGGGTGCTGGGTATTGGTGCGGTGATGGTCGTAGCCTTGGTGCTTTTCTTCACCAAGACGCTGATTGGCAAGGCGATTCTGGCAACCTCCATGAACAAGGAAGCAGCTCGCCTGGTGGGTATCCGCACCCAGATGGTGTTGATGCTGGCATTCATGGTGTCTGCGTTGTTGGGGTCGGTCGCCGGTATTGTCGTCGCACCAATTACCTTCACTTCCTATGACATCGGGATCATTCTCGGCCTGAAAGGTTTTGTCGCTGCAGCGATTGGCGGGCTTGGCAGCGGTGTCGGTGCGGTTGTCGGTGGCCTGGCCCTGGGCATTGTTGAAGCCATGGCGGCCGGTTATATCTCTTCCGATTACAAGGATGCAGTCGCGTTTTCCATGATTCTGTTGGTGCTCTTCTTCATGCCCCGCGGACTCTTCGGCGCCAAAGTTGTGGAGCGTGTCTGA
- a CDS encoding branched-chain amino acid ABC transporter permease yields MLNRFMQSRLRGLMVLTLILIVVPAFLSNPFHYELATQIAIIAATVVGLNLLVGFAGQISLGHAGFFGLGAYFTGIATGTYGWPSVPALLAGAAVVGIIAWVVGRPILRLKGHYLSMATLAVGFIIAIILNNERAITGGPDGMPVPAFEVFGWELSSFGAYSLFGLEISGVQAWYMFASAVLLVAVWFALNLIESPIGRALRSVHGSEVAASVVGVNTAKYKSLVFVISAIYASLMGGLYAHFQGFITPAVASFEFSILFITMVVLGGMGSTFGVILGAVVLKLLPQVLADFQELETVMFGLILMLTMIFMPKGLLPTLTAVVSKRMRKKAGGEA; encoded by the coding sequence ATGTTGAATCGATTTATGCAGTCCCGTCTCCGGGGCCTGATGGTTCTCACACTGATCCTGATTGTTGTGCCGGCTTTTCTGAGCAACCCCTTTCATTATGAGCTGGCTACCCAGATAGCCATTATTGCCGCTACGGTGGTCGGCCTGAACCTGCTGGTAGGCTTTGCGGGGCAGATCAGCCTTGGTCACGCCGGGTTCTTTGGTCTCGGCGCCTACTTCACAGGGATAGCTACGGGAACCTATGGCTGGCCGTCTGTGCCGGCGCTGCTGGCAGGTGCTGCCGTTGTTGGGATTATTGCCTGGGTTGTCGGGCGTCCGATCCTGCGTCTTAAAGGGCATTACCTCTCCATGGCAACCCTTGCAGTGGGTTTTATTATTGCCATTATCCTGAACAACGAACGGGCCATTACCGGCGGCCCCGACGGTATGCCGGTCCCGGCTTTCGAAGTGTTCGGCTGGGAGCTCAGTTCATTTGGCGCATACTCATTATTCGGGCTGGAGATTTCCGGCGTTCAGGCCTGGTATATGTTCGCCAGTGCTGTTCTTCTCGTGGCGGTCTGGTTTGCCCTGAACCTGATTGAATCTCCCATTGGCCGGGCCTTGCGCTCCGTGCATGGTTCGGAAGTGGCGGCCAGTGTGGTGGGCGTCAATACAGCGAAGTACAAAAGCCTCGTGTTCGTGATCTCTGCCATTTACGCCAGCCTGATGGGTGGCCTCTACGCTCACTTCCAGGGCTTTATCACGCCCGCAGTGGCAAGCTTCGAGTTCTCCATTCTCTTTATCACCATGGTTGTGCTCGGTGGCATGGGATCCACATTCGGTGTGATTCTCGGTGCCGTGGTGCTGAAGCTGTTGCCGCAGGTGCTGGCGGACTTCCAGGAACTCGAGACTGTCATGTTCGGCCTGATCCTGATGTTGACCATGATCTTCATGCCCAAGGGGCTGTTACCAACGCTGACTGCCGTTGTTTCCAAAAGAATGCGCAAGAAAGCGGGAGGTGAGGCATGA
- a CDS encoding ABC transporter ATP-binding protein, whose product MTALVEVKGLDKAFGGVHAVEGVSFAVEAGQVYSVIGPNGAGKTTLFNLITGLYIPTKGEILLNGESTARLEPNELAERGMCRTFQQMQICMNMTAIENVMLGRHLQLKSNLFTTLFRLPALRRDEEFAYKRAAELMEYVGCGEYVGAEASAMSYGALKRLEIARALAAEPKVILLDEPAAGLNATETAALEDLIRKIADQGITVMLVEHDMKLVMGISDRLLVLNYGRVLAEGTPEEIRQNPDVIAAYLGG is encoded by the coding sequence ATGACAGCACTGGTTGAAGTAAAAGGGCTGGACAAGGCCTTTGGTGGCGTTCATGCGGTGGAAGGCGTCAGCTTCGCCGTGGAGGCGGGGCAGGTCTATTCTGTCATCGGCCCGAACGGTGCCGGAAAAACCACGCTGTTCAACCTGATCACCGGTCTCTATATCCCCACCAAGGGTGAGATTCTGCTGAATGGTGAGAGTACCGCCAGGCTGGAACCAAACGAGCTTGCGGAACGGGGTATGTGCCGGACGTTTCAGCAGATGCAGATCTGTATGAACATGACCGCCATCGAGAACGTGATGCTCGGCCGGCACCTTCAGCTCAAGAGCAACCTGTTCACCACACTGTTCCGCTTGCCCGCTTTACGCCGGGACGAGGAGTTTGCGTACAAGCGCGCCGCTGAACTCATGGAATACGTGGGGTGTGGCGAGTACGTGGGTGCCGAAGCCTCTGCGATGTCCTACGGTGCGCTCAAGCGACTGGAGATTGCCCGGGCCCTGGCGGCGGAACCCAAGGTCATCCTGCTGGATGAGCCGGCCGCAGGCCTGAACGCCACGGAGACCGCAGCCCTGGAGGACCTGATCCGGAAAATAGCGGATCAGGGCATAACCGTGATGCTGGTTGAGCACGATATGAAACTGGTGATGGGGATATCCGACCGGTTGCTGGTGCTTAACTATGGTCGCGTTCTGGCCGAAGGCACGCCCGAGGAAATCCGTCAGAACCCTGACGTTATCGCCGCCTATCTGGGTGGCTGA